In one Thermaerobacter sp. PB12/4term genomic region, the following are encoded:
- a CDS encoding polyprenyl synthetase family protein — translation MVEERDGSRPAPRPGQAPAQGTGGSPAEAATRRREVDELVLRARRALDQVLPPVAAPPSRIHEAMRYSALAGGKALRPVLLMAAARCVGGPQAVTPAVERAAAAVELVHTYSLIHDDLPAMDDDDMRRGQPASHVVFGEAMAILAGDALLTLAFEVLAGLPRWGADPAVALAVVEELAVAAGTAGLIGGQVDDLAATTATGLDLAGLQSIHRRKTGALFRACVRMGARLAGATAAELEALTAFATAFGEAFQIVDDILDVTGDEAELGKPVGSDARQGKVTVPGLVGLEAARRLAAAATERAVASLEPLGGRAGLLAWLARDLLERRR, via the coding sequence ATGGTGGAAGAACGCGACGGGAGCCGGCCGGCTCCACGGCCGGGGCAGGCCCCCGCCCAGGGAACAGGCGGCTCGCCGGCGGAAGCGGCAACCCGGCGCCGGGAAGTGGACGAGCTGGTGCTGCGCGCGCGCCGTGCCCTGGACCAGGTGCTCCCTCCGGTGGCCGCGCCGCCGTCGCGCATCCACGAGGCCATGCGCTACAGCGCGCTGGCGGGCGGCAAGGCCCTGCGCCCCGTCCTGCTGATGGCCGCTGCGCGCTGCGTGGGCGGTCCCCAGGCCGTTACCCCGGCGGTGGAACGGGCGGCGGCCGCCGTGGAGCTGGTCCACACCTATTCGCTGATCCACGATGACCTGCCGGCCATGGACGATGACGACATGCGCCGGGGCCAGCCGGCCAGCCATGTGGTCTTCGGCGAGGCCATGGCCATCCTGGCGGGGGACGCGCTGCTGACCCTGGCCTTTGAGGTGCTGGCCGGGCTGCCCCGCTGGGGCGCCGATCCGGCGGTCGCCCTGGCGGTGGTGGAGGAACTGGCCGTGGCGGCGGGGACGGCCGGGCTGATCGGCGGCCAGGTGGACGACCTGGCCGCTACCACGGCGACGGGCCTGGATCTTGCCGGACTGCAGTCCATCCACCGCCGGAAGACGGGCGCCCTGTTCCGTGCCTGCGTGCGCATGGGCGCCCGCCTGGCCGGCGCAACGGCTGCGGAACTGGAGGCCCTGACCGCTTTCGCCACCGCCTTCGGCGAAGCCTTCCAGATCGTGGACGACATCCTGGACGTCACCGGCGACGAGGCGGAGCTGGGCAAGCCCGTGGGAAGCGACGCGCGCCAGGGTAAGGTCACGGTGCCGGGCCTGGTGGGTCTGGAGGCGGCCCGGCGGCTGGCGGCGGCGGCGACGGAGCGCGCCGTGGCCAGCCTCGAGCCCCTGGGCGGCCGCGCCGGCCTGCTGGCCTGGCTGGCCCGGGACCTGCTGGAGCGCCGGCGCTGA
- the xseB gene encoding exodeoxyribonuclease VII small subunit: MPRRRNIKESRDSGSEQAGPAAEPAPVTLAGYAGPPGSTEAPAGAPAADPPAGGNPPAAGAGRPSAAARPGTRTVDPAGRPGDQGAAAPAAPDGGAVPGEASFEEMLAELEAIVTRLESGDEPLDRALALFQRGIGLVRRCNQLLDTMERKIQWLLEDAAGTVVTREAPELEPAAGEGGDR, from the coding sequence ATGCCTCGTCGGAGGAACATCAAGGAAAGCCGGGATAGCGGCTCGGAGCAGGCCGGGCCGGCCGCCGAGCCGGCACCGGTGACCCTGGCCGGCTACGCGGGGCCCCCGGGTTCGACGGAGGCGCCGGCCGGTGCGCCCGCAGCGGATCCGCCGGCGGGCGGGAACCCGCCGGCTGCAGGGGCCGGCAGGCCCTCGGCGGCGGCTCGGCCCGGGACCCGGACGGTCGACCCCGCCGGCAGGCCCGGGGACCAGGGAGCCGCGGCCCCCGCGGCCCCGGACGGCGGGGCCGTCCCTGGTGAAGCCTCGTTTGAAGAGATGCTGGCCGAGCTCGAGGCGATCGTGACGCGGCTCGAGTCCGGCGACGAGCCCCTGGACCGGGCGCTGGCGCTGTTCCAGCGCGGCATCGGCCTGGTGCGCCGGTGCAACCAGCTGCTCGACACGATGGAACGCAAGATCCAGTGGCTGCTGGAGGACGCGGCAGGGACCGTCGTGACCCGCGAGGCCCCGGAGCTGGAGCCGGCAGCCGGAGAAGGCGGGGACCGGTGA
- the xseA gene encoding exodeoxyribonuclease VII large subunit gives MRSPEPRPLAWRRPALGGEPAAAAGPLASGGAGRPAREPDAGAPGGGWPAAPPAPWPGGALVSGGVPAGVLTVSELTARIRLRLESDARLRQVWVRGEVNSCKRHSSGHLYFTLQDEGATLRCVMFRSAARHLGFTPEDGMEVLALGRVGVYEPAGTYQLYVETLEPAGLGALYLALEQRRQRLAREGLFDPGRKRPLPAWPRCIGVITSADGAALRDILKVALRRNPRLQVVVAPVPVQGEGAAQAIAEAIRRFNRWGRADVLIVGRGGGAREDLWAFNEEEVVRAVAASRIPVISAVGHEVDVTLCDLAADVRAPTPSAAAELAAPELAPIERRLAELSGRLEGGVRRRLERARRRLEELAGRPGLRHPAQQVAAWRQRLERLRQDLARAAGWRVAGGRQRLGSAAGRLEALSPLSVLRRGYSITRTPDGRVVTWAGQVRPGDRVEVLLARGRLDARVLASWPGEGTRSSGRGGVEEER, from the coding sequence ATGAGAAGCCCCGAACCCCGGCCCCTGGCCTGGCGCCGTCCGGCCCTGGGGGGCGAACCGGCTGCCGCAGCCGGGCCCCTGGCCTCCGGGGGAGCGGGCCGGCCGGCGCGGGAACCGGATGCCGGCGCCCCGGGCGGCGGCTGGCCTGCAGCCCCGCCGGCACCCTGGCCGGGAGGCGCCCTGGTCTCCGGCGGCGTACCGGCCGGGGTCCTGACGGTGTCGGAGCTCACCGCCCGCATCCGCCTGCGGCTGGAGTCCGACGCCCGGCTGCGGCAGGTCTGGGTGCGGGGCGAGGTGAACAGCTGCAAGCGCCACTCCTCCGGGCACCTGTACTTCACCCTGCAGGATGAAGGGGCCACCCTGCGCTGTGTCATGTTCCGCAGCGCCGCCCGGCACCTGGGCTTCACGCCCGAGGACGGGATGGAGGTGCTGGCCCTGGGCCGGGTGGGGGTCTACGAGCCCGCCGGCACCTACCAGCTCTACGTGGAGACGCTGGAACCGGCCGGTCTGGGCGCCCTGTACCTGGCCCTGGAACAGCGCCGGCAGCGTCTGGCCCGGGAGGGCCTGTTCGACCCCGGCCGCAAGCGGCCCCTGCCGGCCTGGCCGCGGTGCATCGGCGTCATCACCTCGGCCGACGGCGCCGCCCTGCGAGACATCCTGAAGGTGGCTCTCCGGCGGAATCCCCGCCTCCAGGTGGTGGTGGCACCCGTGCCCGTACAGGGGGAAGGCGCGGCCCAAGCCATCGCCGAGGCGATCCGGCGTTTCAACCGCTGGGGCCGGGCCGATGTGCTGATCGTCGGGCGGGGAGGCGGCGCCCGGGAAGATCTGTGGGCCTTCAACGAGGAAGAGGTGGTCCGGGCCGTTGCCGCCAGCCGGATTCCCGTCATTTCCGCCGTGGGCCACGAGGTGGACGTCACCCTGTGCGACCTGGCGGCGGACGTGCGGGCGCCCACGCCCTCGGCGGCCGCGGAGCTGGCGGCGCCCGAGCTGGCGCCCATCGAGCGGCGGCTGGCCGAGCTCTCGGGCCGCCTGGAGGGCGGCGTCCGGCGGCGGCTGGAACGGGCGCGCCGGCGCCTGGAGGAACTGGCCGGCCGTCCCGGCCTGCGCCATCCGGCCCAGCAGGTGGCCGCCTGGCGCCAGCGCCTGGAGCGGCTCCGCCAGGATCTGGCCCGGGCGGCCGGCTGGCGGGTGGCCGGGGGCCGCCAGCGCCTGGGGAGCGCCGCGGGCCGGCTGGAAGCGCTGAGCCCCCTGTCGGTCCTGCGCCGGGGCTACAGCATTACCCGGACCCCGGACGGGCGGGTGGTCACCTGGGCCGGGCAGGTACGGCCCGGCGACCGGGTGGAGGTGCTCTTGGCCCGGGGCCGGCTGGATGCCCGGGTGCTGGCCAGCTGGCCCGGTGAAGGGACCCGTTCGTCCGGCCGTGGTGGGGTCGAGGAGGAACGGTGA
- the folD gene encoding bifunctional methylenetetrahydrofolate dehydrogenase/methenyltetrahydrofolate cyclohydrolase FolD: MTAGKLWDGRPVAARVRAEVAARAAAFRRQAGRPPGLAAILVGDDPASRLYVGNKARACREAGLYSEVHHLPAGTPQTQLVDLVRWLNWRPDIDGILVQWPVPAGIDYEAVLAEIDPGRDVDGFHPVNTGALWRGRPRLVPCTPLGILLLLRAYGISPRGRRAVIAGRSPIVGRPLAGLLLMEDATVTICHSRTPQLEEATRAADILVVAVGRPGLVGAGHVRPGAAVIDVGINRVDGRVTGDVRTAEVAQVAAGVTPVPGGVGPMTVAMLLANTVEAARARVEGRPPDSLAAWGRLEEAWS; this comes from the coding sequence TTGACGGCGGGAAAGCTTTGGGATGGCCGGCCCGTAGCGGCGAGGGTGCGGGCGGAGGTGGCCGCCCGCGCCGCTGCTTTCCGCAGGCAGGCCGGCCGCCCGCCGGGGCTGGCCGCCATCCTGGTGGGAGATGACCCGGCCTCCCGGCTTTACGTGGGCAACAAGGCCCGGGCCTGCCGGGAGGCAGGCCTGTACTCCGAGGTTCACCACCTGCCGGCGGGAACGCCGCAAACCCAGCTGGTGGACCTGGTCCGGTGGCTCAACTGGCGCCCGGACATCGACGGCATCCTGGTTCAGTGGCCCGTGCCCGCCGGGATCGATTACGAGGCCGTGCTGGCGGAGATCGACCCCGGCCGGGACGTGGACGGGTTCCACCCGGTGAACACCGGCGCCCTCTGGCGGGGCCGGCCCCGGCTGGTGCCCTGTACCCCCCTGGGGATCCTGCTGCTCCTTCGCGCCTACGGGATCTCTCCCCGCGGCCGGCGGGCGGTCATCGCCGGCCGCAGCCCCATCGTGGGCCGGCCCCTGGCGGGCCTGCTGCTGATGGAAGACGCCACGGTCACCATCTGCCACTCGCGCACGCCCCAGCTGGAAGAGGCGACGCGCGCCGCGGACATCCTGGTGGTGGCGGTGGGGCGGCCGGGACTTGTCGGGGCGGGGCACGTGCGGCCGGGGGCGGCGGTGATCGATGTGGGCATCAACCGGGTCGACGGCCGGGTGACCGGCGACGTGCGCACCGCGGAGGTGGCCCAGGTGGCGGCGGGCGTCACCCCGGTACCCGGCGGCGTCGGGCCCATGACGGTGGCCATGTTGCTGGCCAATACGGTGGAGGCCGCCCGGGCGCGGGTGGAAGGGCGCCCGCCCGACAGCCTGGCTGCGTGGGGCCGGCTGGAGGAGGCCTGGTCATGA
- the nusB gene encoding transcription antitermination factor NusB yields MAGGSGGPAGGPRRRGREIALQVLFQWEAAGNPLEAGLEWAAGEYNPGEEVLAFAADLAGGVTRHRLDIDGLIARYARDWDLERLARVDRNILRLGIYELLYAGRPDVPPPVAINEAVELAKRYSSEDAARFINGILGQLARDRGLAGEGRAAAPATAGQDGPAGGVTAGDGGSGAALPAPMTAGPVPAPGAVPGSGEPGGSI; encoded by the coding sequence TTGGCTGGGGGAAGCGGTGGACCGGCCGGCGGGCCCCGGCGGAGAGGGCGCGAAATCGCCCTGCAGGTTCTGTTCCAGTGGGAGGCGGCGGGCAACCCCCTGGAGGCCGGCCTGGAATGGGCGGCCGGCGAGTACAACCCGGGGGAGGAGGTCCTGGCCTTTGCCGCGGACCTGGCCGGCGGTGTCACCCGCCACCGGCTGGATATCGACGGGCTCATCGCCCGCTACGCCCGCGACTGGGACCTGGAGCGCCTGGCCCGGGTTGATCGGAACATCCTGCGCCTGGGGATCTACGAGCTGCTCTATGCCGGCCGCCCCGACGTCCCGCCGCCGGTAGCCATCAACGAAGCGGTCGAACTGGCGAAGCGATACAGCAGCGAGGACGCCGCCCGCTTCATCAACGGGATCCTGGGCCAGCTGGCCCGGGACCGGGGACTGGCAGGGGAAGGCCGGGCCGCGGCGCCGGCAACAGCGGGCCAGGATGGGCCGGCAGGCGGGGTGACCGCCGGGGACGGCGGGAGCGGGGCGGCACTTCCTGCCCCAATGACCGCCGGCCCCGTCCCGGCCCCAGGTGCCGTGCCTGGCTCGGGCGAGCCCGGCGGGTCAATTTGA
- a CDS encoding DUF2273 domain-containing protein, which translates to MEDDRGFWQRHAGKMTGAVAGFLIALLVKWIGLGWTLLGLALAWLGLQVGSRIDEGDWEWPEAWERVWNRWSKRA; encoded by the coding sequence GTGGAGGACGACCGGGGGTTCTGGCAGCGCCATGCCGGGAAGATGACCGGGGCGGTAGCGGGCTTCCTCATCGCCCTGCTGGTCAAGTGGATCGGCCTCGGATGGACCCTGCTCGGCCTGGCCCTGGCCTGGCTGGGCCTCCAGGTGGGCAGCCGCATCGACGAGGGCGACTGGGAATGGCCCGAGGCCTGGGAGCGGGTGTGGAACCGGTGGAGCAAGCGGGCTTGA
- the amaP gene encoding alkaline shock response membrane anchor protein AmaP, translated as MAPWNAALAVLNSLLLAGVGGVLLAASLAGWLPPGTLPPAWLPGPPEPGGWLVAAVGLAFVLSGLHVTYHALRPRRRDAVSAATELGEVRTALAAVEELARRTGLQVPGVRDIRPRVQAGRDGIRLRVRAEVLPDHPIPDVAPQLQARLREAVETIVGARVAEVRVVVERIAAERRRRAE; from the coding sequence ATGGCCCCGTGGAACGCGGCACTGGCGGTGTTGAACTCCCTGCTCCTGGCAGGCGTGGGCGGCGTCTTGCTGGCGGCCAGCCTGGCGGGCTGGCTGCCCCCGGGCACCCTGCCACCCGCCTGGTTGCCGGGACCGCCCGAACCCGGCGGGTGGCTGGTGGCTGCCGTAGGCCTGGCCTTCGTCCTGAGCGGGCTGCATGTGACCTACCACGCCCTGCGGCCCCGCCGCCGGGACGCGGTGTCGGCGGCAACGGAGCTGGGGGAGGTCCGCACCGCCCTCGCGGCGGTGGAGGAACTGGCACGCCGCACCGGGCTGCAGGTCCCCGGGGTGCGGGACATCCGGCCGCGGGTCCAGGCCGGGCGGGATGGCATCCGGCTCCGGGTCCGGGCGGAGGTCCTGCCGGACCATCCCATTCCCGATGTGGCACCGCAGCTGCAGGCGCGGCTGCGGGAGGCGGTGGAGACCATCGTGGGTGCCCGGGTGGCAGAGGTCCGCGTGGTGGTCGAGCGGATCGCTGCAGAACGGCGCCGCCGGGCCGAGTGA
- a CDS encoding Asp23/Gls24 family envelope stress response protein produces MEEQGEFLPLPGEDEGGHIRIASEVVSVIAGIAAMEIDGVAGMASGGLVGGLSEMLGWKNLGKGVKVEVGERECTIDLFMIVHYGVRIPQVAERVQDNVKRAVETMTGLRVRGVNIHIQGVAFPEAQREQEARAR; encoded by the coding sequence ATGGAGGAGCAGGGCGAATTTCTTCCCCTTCCGGGCGAGGATGAGGGAGGCCACATTCGCATCGCCAGCGAGGTGGTCAGCGTCATCGCCGGGATCGCCGCCATGGAGATCGACGGCGTCGCGGGGATGGCCAGCGGCGGGCTGGTGGGCGGCCTGTCGGAGATGCTGGGGTGGAAGAACCTCGGCAAGGGCGTCAAGGTTGAGGTGGGCGAGCGGGAGTGCACCATCGACCTGTTCATGATCGTCCACTACGGGGTGCGCATCCCGCAGGTGGCCGAGCGGGTGCAGGATAACGTCAAGCGGGCCGTCGAAACCATGACCGGGCTGCGAGTGCGCGGCGTCAACATTCACATTCAGGGTGTGGCCTTCCCGGAGGCCCAGCGGGAACAGGAGGCCCGGGCCAGGTAG
- a CDS encoding SpoIIIAH-like family protein, which produces MTKAQAASPARFLVFLVVVAVVFAYIAAKWDDFNHQSALYDGSSGVAGLDQQGAGTTDLTGTAGEAGSAGSPGGPADAGGIGGQAGAVPNVEAGSFAELRVQRTAIYDRQIEQLQAIAGDPNASASAREQAQQALVQLTQRQGVEQQIEQLIKSKGYEDAVVFVYDQAAIVVVKADRFAQADAARIADIVRQVTGIGYEGIRIVTRNS; this is translated from the coding sequence ATGACCAAGGCTCAGGCGGCATCGCCGGCACGGTTTCTCGTCTTCCTGGTGGTGGTGGCGGTGGTCTTTGCCTACATCGCCGCCAAGTGGGACGACTTCAACCACCAGAGCGCCCTGTACGACGGCAGCTCGGGTGTGGCCGGCCTCGACCAGCAGGGCGCGGGTACCACGGATCTGACCGGCACTGCCGGTGAAGCCGGTTCCGCCGGCTCGCCGGGCGGCCCGGCGGACGCGGGCGGCATCGGGGGCCAGGCCGGCGCCGTGCCCAACGTGGAAGCGGGCAGTTTCGCCGAGCTGCGGGTCCAGCGCACGGCGATCTACGACCGTCAGATCGAACAGCTGCAGGCCATCGCCGGCGATCCCAACGCCAGCGCCAGCGCCCGCGAGCAGGCCCAGCAGGCCCTGGTCCAGCTCACCCAGCGCCAGGGGGTCGAGCAGCAGATCGAGCAGCTGATCAAGAGCAAGGGCTATGAGGATGCGGTGGTGTTCGTCTACGACCAGGCCGCCATCGTGGTGGTCAAGGCCGACCGGTTCGCCCAGGCGGACGCCGCCCGCATCGCCGACATCGTCCGCCAGGTCACGGGCATCGGGTATGAGGGCATCCGCATCGTTACGCGGAACAGCTGA
- a CDS encoding stage III sporulation protein AG: MAVAQGDGRRPALALALDWRDPRRRQQLLLAAALMVGVGLLVAGQWRQGGAGPAPAVAPAPTVTASATAAATNPLQPMAADLAARLEAILSGVQGAGRVQVEVHLARGPRYEYAANQVATERRIEEQDSGGGRRTTTEQRDERQLLRGGGDEPALISEVDAVEIAGVLVVAEGAADPDVRAALTQAVATYLHLPLHRVMVLAGQPRP; encoded by the coding sequence ATGGCGGTGGCCCAGGGTGACGGCCGGCGCCCCGCCCTGGCGCTGGCCCTGGACTGGCGGGATCCCCGCCGGCGACAACAACTGCTGCTCGCCGCCGCCCTGATGGTGGGCGTGGGGCTTCTGGTGGCAGGCCAGTGGCGCCAGGGAGGTGCGGGCCCGGCGCCGGCGGTGGCACCGGCCCCGACCGTGACCGCTTCCGCCACGGCTGCGGCGACCAACCCGCTTCAGCCCATGGCCGCGGATCTGGCGGCGCGGCTGGAGGCGATCCTCTCCGGCGTCCAGGGGGCGGGCCGGGTCCAGGTGGAGGTGCACCTGGCCCGGGGACCCCGTTACGAATACGCGGCCAACCAGGTGGCCACCGAACGCCGCATCGAGGAACAGGATTCCGGCGGGGGCCGCCGGACGACCACCGAGCAGCGCGATGAGCGCCAGCTCTTGAGAGGAGGGGGGGACGAACCGGCACTGATCAGCGAGGTCGACGCGGTGGAGATCGCAGGGGTGCTGGTGGTCGCCGAAGGCGCCGCCGACCCCGATGTCCGCGCCGCCCTGACCCAGGCGGTGGCCACTTACCTGCACCTGCCCCTGCATCGGGTGATGGTGCTGGCAGGGCAACCCAGGCCATGA
- a CDS encoding stage III sporulation protein AF, protein MGALSDWVRQVVMVLILTGVVELALPTGALRRYVQVVLGLLVLLAIVRPVLAWLGSEPATLVPAWQQVLEGMGTGPGREGGPAGAVGPEDLQAARDRTRSLALDLHRQRLVALIRDEVRAVVGTEPLAIDLDLVTDPGSPRWGAVTGLTVHLPARRPAPAPGGGPPGASPGSSTGPAVPGDSAPDQGPPGPGSTIRPVEPVRIAPVVPLGGETPPAPGGGRQGQGVRPAGPDPASGGWSLPTAERQALAQRLRQALASRLGLDPAAVGVVWVEAVEGGDGGGPG, encoded by the coding sequence ATGGGGGCGCTCAGCGACTGGGTTCGTCAGGTGGTCATGGTCCTCATCCTCACCGGGGTGGTGGAACTGGCGCTGCCCACCGGGGCCCTGCGCCGGTACGTCCAGGTGGTGCTGGGGCTGCTGGTGCTGCTGGCGATCGTGCGCCCGGTGCTGGCCTGGCTGGGCAGCGAGCCGGCGACCCTGGTGCCTGCCTGGCAGCAGGTCCTGGAGGGCATGGGCACCGGACCGGGCCGGGAAGGCGGCCCGGCGGGGGCGGTGGGTCCCGAAGACCTCCAGGCTGCCCGGGACCGGACCCGCAGCCTGGCCCTGGACCTGCACCGGCAGCGGCTGGTGGCGCTGATCCGGGATGAGGTGCGGGCGGTGGTGGGCACGGAGCCCCTGGCCATCGACCTGGACCTGGTCACGGACCCCGGTTCGCCCCGCTGGGGAGCGGTGACCGGCCTGACCGTCCACCTGCCGGCCCGCCGGCCGGCGCCCGCGCCGGGGGGAGGCCCGCCCGGTGCTTCCCCGGGCTCGTCCACCGGCCCGGCCGTCCCCGGCGATTCCGCGCCGGACCAGGGCCCTCCCGGACCGGGCAGCACCATCCGCCCGGTGGAACCGGTCCGCATCGCGCCGGTGGTTCCCCTGGGGGGCGAAACGCCGCCTGCCCCGGGCGGCGGGCGGCAGGGCCAGGGGGTGCGGCCGGCGGGTCCTGACCCGGCGTCCGGCGGCTGGTCGCTCCCCACTGCCGAGCGCCAGGCGCTGGCCCAGCGCCTGCGGCAGGCGCTGGCCTCCCGCCTCGGCCTGGATCCGGCGGCCGTTGGGGTGGTGTGGGTGGAAGCCGTGGAGGGAGGTGATGGCGGTGGCCCAGGGTGA
- the spoIIIAE gene encoding stage III sporulation protein AE, which produces MAAEGPGEGLQVKAGEPTGHRRRGFRPPSWGWSAASRAGTGPAAGPRLGLWARGALALLALLVLPFLPGTALLAGAAAAAPAAGPSPTPADEGAPAGAGRGRWQPLPWATGPAPGAAPVQSARADALPAAPAGGRGLGPGETAASPAGETAAGPDRAAAAPPGAVDLEQLARQQWEETEGAAGFLEALDRVRQQVGETIPGLDWEHTLDALRRGELPWSAGDLLGALLRALAGEVLTNGGLLLRLLVLAVLLAVLQAIENAFDNEAVARAAYAVTYLALIALALVSFRDALTISQQAIRGLVDFLLASLPVLLTLMASTGALATAGILHPLVVATAHTVSVIVGQWVLPLIFLAAVVDIAGHFPVGNSLSGLSRLLRQAALVILGLAGTVFLTVVAIQGAAGSVADGIALRTAKYLVGTFIPVVGGMLSDSVELVVTSSLLLKNAVNLLGMLAVFALVALPLLKLVALVFVYRLVAAAIQPVGPGHVTGALQSMGDHLVLVGAATAVVGLMFFIVMAVMLAAGNAAVMMR; this is translated from the coding sequence GTGGCGGCAGAGGGGCCGGGGGAAGGGCTGCAGGTGAAGGCCGGGGAGCCGACGGGGCACCGGCGCCGGGGATTCCGGCCTCCGTCCTGGGGATGGTCGGCCGCATCCCGGGCCGGCACCGGCCCCGCCGCCGGCCCCAGGCTGGGCCTCTGGGCTCGCGGTGCCCTGGCGCTCCTCGCGCTGCTGGTCCTGCCCTTCCTGCCCGGGACGGCCCTGCTTGCCGGGGCCGCCGCTGCGGCCCCGGCTGCCGGCCCGAGCCCGACCCCGGCGGATGAGGGCGCACCGGCGGGGGCGGGCCGGGGACGGTGGCAACCCCTCCCGTGGGCCACCGGACCGGCGCCCGGTGCCGCACCGGTCCAGAGCGCCCGGGCTGATGCTCTGCCGGCCGCACCGGCGGGGGGCCGAGGCCTGGGGCCCGGGGAGACCGCGGCGAGCCCCGCCGGGGAGACCGCGGCCGGCCCCGACCGAGCTGCGGCCGCCCCACCCGGTGCCGTGGACCTGGAGCAGCTGGCCCGGCAGCAGTGGGAGGAGACCGAAGGCGCCGCCGGTTTCCTGGAGGCCCTGGACCGGGTGCGCCAGCAGGTAGGGGAGACCATTCCCGGGCTGGACTGGGAGCACACCCTGGACGCCCTGCGGCGCGGCGAGCTGCCCTGGAGCGCCGGCGACCTGCTGGGGGCCCTGCTCCGGGCACTGGCCGGCGAGGTGTTGACCAACGGGGGCCTGCTGCTGCGCCTGCTGGTGCTGGCGGTGCTCCTGGCGGTCCTCCAGGCCATCGAGAACGCCTTCGATAACGAGGCGGTGGCCCGGGCCGCGTACGCGGTGACCTATCTGGCGCTGATCGCCCTGGCCCTGGTCAGCTTTCGCGATGCCCTCACCATCAGCCAGCAGGCCATCCGCGGGCTGGTGGACTTCCTCCTGGCCAGCCTGCCGGTGCTGCTGACCCTCATGGCCAGCACCGGCGCCCTGGCCACGGCCGGGATCCTCCACCCGCTGGTGGTGGCCACCGCCCATACGGTGAGCGTCATCGTGGGCCAGTGGGTCCTGCCCCTGATCTTCCTGGCGGCGGTGGTGGACATCGCAGGCCACTTCCCGGTAGGAAACTCCCTCTCCGGCCTGTCCCGGCTGCTGCGCCAGGCGGCGCTGGTCATCCTCGGCCTGGCGGGCACGGTGTTCCTGACGGTGGTGGCCATCCAGGGCGCCGCGGGCAGCGTGGCCGACGGCATCGCCCTCCGGACGGCCAAGTACCTGGTGGGTACGTTCATCCCGGTGGTGGGCGGCATGCTGTCGGACTCGGTGGAACTGGTGGTGACGTCCTCCCTGCTGCTGAAGAACGCCGTCAACCTGCTGGGCATGCTGGCGGTCTTCGCCCTGGTGGCCTTGCCCCTGCTCAAGCTGGTGGCCCTGGTCTTCGTCTACCGCCTGGTGGCGGCGGCGATCCAGCCCGTGGGGCCGGGGCACGTGACCGGGGCCCTGCAGTCCATGGGCGACCACCTGGTTCTGGTGGGGGCGGCCACGGCCGTGGTGGGGCTGATGTTCTTCATCGTCATGGCGGTCATGCTGGCGGCGGGCAACGCCGCCGTGATGATGCGCTAG
- the spoIIIAD gene encoding stage III sporulation protein AD, translated as MTIAQIVGIALVASVLLVLLRQARPEWALLLSIVTAVAVFLLLVDDIAAVIRVLEQVADRADLDSRYTATLLKIVGVAYLAEFGAQLCRDAGESALAAKVELAGKVVILLLAVPILMAVLELLVGLLPA; from the coding sequence ATGACCATCGCCCAGATAGTCGGCATCGCCCTGGTGGCCAGCGTTCTGCTGGTGCTGCTACGGCAGGCGCGGCCGGAGTGGGCGCTGCTGCTGAGCATCGTCACCGCCGTGGCCGTGTTCCTCCTGCTGGTGGACGACATCGCAGCGGTGATCCGCGTCCTCGAGCAGGTGGCGGACCGGGCCGATCTGGACAGCCGCTACACCGCCACCCTGCTGAAGATCGTAGGCGTGGCCTATCTGGCCGAGTTCGGCGCCCAGCTTTGCCGGGACGCGGGCGAGTCGGCCCTGGCCGCCAAGGTCGAACTGGCGGGCAAGGTCGTGATCCTGCTGCTGGCCGTGCCCATTCTCATGGCGGTGCTGGAGCTGCTGGTCGGCCTTCTGCCGGCCTGA
- the spoIIIAC gene encoding stage III sporulation protein AC — MIDPNLILRLAGIGIIVTVVYTLLKTAGREEYAFTVLLAGLAVVLWMTVQVIVELFETIQNLFDLG, encoded by the coding sequence GTGATCGACCCCAACCTGATCCTGCGGCTGGCCGGCATCGGCATCATCGTCACCGTGGTGTACACCCTGCTGAAGACCGCGGGACGGGAGGAGTACGCCTTCACCGTCCTGCTGGCGGGACTGGCGGTGGTGCTCTGGATGACGGTCCAGGTCATCGTCGAGCTGTTCGAGACCATCCAGAACCTGTTCGATCTGGGCTGA